One stretch of Gadus chalcogrammus isolate NIFS_2021 chromosome 14, NIFS_Gcha_1.0, whole genome shotgun sequence DNA includes these proteins:
- the LOC130403395 gene encoding uncharacterized protein LOC130403395 isoform X2 has translation MTRKKKHRTQRSTATETEGETLVDVKSEQREGNVNVQQASMAASAPTATFNIQPPEPFDFNKPLDWTKWIRRFERFRQASNLTTNSEETQVNTLIYCMGDEADDVLRGLKLSDADMKMYDKVKDGFQDFFVVKKNIVFERACFNMRKQEPNETVEAFVTALHALAEHCQYGDLHDELIRDRIVVGLANTRLSERLQMEEKRTLQKAIDMARQSEEVKKQQSTLRGDASSVMQMEGSSIDRLIKKGQQYTNWKSSGAHSRQHTQGRDKGMQHGAQCYKCGGPSHEFPAKCPANDATCQGCGKKGHYQRVCRSKSVVAYIEEEEGKSFFLGSVSCESNMWAADVQIKGKVLKFKLDTGADVTAISDSDLKDLFPGAQMPVLHKPEKPLLGPGKIQLEVAGYAKMQLTYKAKQTEEKVYVVKNLSTPLLGLPAITALGLLIRVDSVTMDTLKATYPKLCKGLGDIRRPYHIQLKPEAVPFSLKTPRRIPLPLIGKVKEELQRMEEMGVIRCVEEPTEWCAGIVVPPKKNSQQLRLCVDFTGLNQYVCRENVFRLGSTLRPSTSSVSWRR, from the exons ATGACCCGAAAGAAAAAGCACAGGACACAACGGTCCACggcaacagagacagagggagagacattggTGGATGTTAAGAGCGAACAACGTGAGGGAAACGTTAACGTGCAACAAGCGAGCATGGCGGCTAGTGCACCAACCGCTACATTCAACATCCAGCCACCGGAGCCCTTTGATTTCAACAAACCGCTCGATTGGACAAAATGGATCCGGAGGTTCGAGAGGTTTCGGCAAGCGAGCAACTTGACTACGAACTCCGAGGAAACTCAGGTTAACACTCTGATATATTGTATGGGGGATGAAGCCGACGATGTATTGAGAGGATTAAAACTGAGTGATGCTGACATGAAAATGTATGACAAAGTGAAAGACGGATTCCAGGATTTCTTTGTTGTGAAGAAGAATATTGTGTTTGAACGTGCATGCTTCAATATGCGAAAACAAGAACCAAATGAGACTGTCGAGGCATTCGTCACTGCCCTGCATGCTTTAGCAGAACACTGTCAATATGGGGACTTGCATGATGAACTCATACGAGATCGGATCGTAGTGGGGCTTGCAAACACCAGACTTTCTGAACGCTTGCAGATGGAGGAAAAACGGACTTTGCAAAAGGCCATTGATATGGCAAGACAGTCTGAAGAAGTCAAAAAGCAACAGAGCACACTTAGGGGTGACGCTAGCAGTGTGATGCAGATGGAAGGGAGCTCCATAGACAGACTGATAAAAAAGGGACAGCAATATACCAACTGGAAAAGCAGCGGCGCACATTCCCGCCAACACACGCAAGGCAGAGACAAAGGCATGCAGCACGGCGCCCAGTGCTACAAGTGTGGGGGGCCTTCTCACGAGTTTCCCGCCAAGTGTCCCGCCAACGATGCAACCTGTCAGGGCTGCGGAAAAAAAGGCCATTACCAGCGTGTCTGCAGAAGCAAGTCTGTGGTAGCGTAcattgaggaagaagaggggaaaAGTTTCTTCTTGGGCTCTGTGTCATGTGAAAGCAACATGTGGGCGGCTGATGTGCAGATAAAAGGGAAAGTGCTGAAATTCAAACTTGACACCGGCGCAGATGTAACCGCCATTTCGGACAGTGACCTGAAAGACTTGTTCCCGGGGGCACAAATGCCTGTCCTCCACAAGCCAGAGAAACCCTTGCTGGGTCCAGGAAAGATTCAGCTGGAGGTAGCTggctatgcaaaaatgcagctGACTTACAAAGCCAAGCAGACAGAGGAGAAGGTCTATGTGGTCAAAAACCTGAGCACACCTTTGCTCGGGCTACCGGCCATTACTGCCCTGGGTCTACTCATTCGAGTCGACAGCGTCACCATGGACACTTTAAAGGCAACCTACCCAAAACTCTGCAAGGGCCTAGGCGACATCAGGCGTCCATACCACATCCAGCTCAAGCCAGAGGCCGTGCCATTCTCTTTAAAGACTCCACGGAGAATTCCCCTGCCTCTGATAGgaaaggtgaaggaggagctccAGCGGATGGAAGAGATGGGGGTCATCAGGTGCGTCGAGGAGCCTACGGAGTGGTGCGCCGGCATCGTCGTCCCCCCAAAGAAGAACAGCCAGCAACTACGCCTGTGTGTGGACTTCACGGGCTTGAACCAGTATGTGTGTCGAGAGAA CGTCTTCCGTTTGGGATCAACTCTGCGCCCGAGCACTTCCAGCGTGTCATGGCGGAGGTGA